The nucleotide sequence ATCATGATTGATCCGAGTCATGGGACGGGTTGGGCGGCCTATGTACCCACGATGGCCAAAGCGGCACTGGCGGCTGATGCAGATAGCTTGATGATTGAAGTCCATCCCAATCCCGCCAAAGCCCTTTCCGATGGCCCCCAATCCCTTACGCCAGATCAATTTGACCAGTTGATGGCCGATTTAGCCGTGATTGGTAATGCTGTCGCTCGCTGGCCCAAGAAAACGCCAGAACTAGCAGGGGTGTTGTAGCGGCTAATCCAGGCCAAGAACTAATCAAGATAAAATCAAACTGACCCTACTCAGGCCACGCTGGTAAGTCCTTCATGAACCTTGTTGACAATCGCAAGCCGGTACAACGCGTCCTTTGGCTGACGTTGTGGCTGAATATTTTTGTCATGGTGCTGAAAGCCGCGGTTGGCATCGTTACCAACTCCCTCAGTCTCCAGGCCGATGCCCTCCACAGCTTAACGGACGGGGCGAGTAATGTTTTGGGTCTGTTCACCATGCGTTTGGCTAACCCCCATCCAGATCGAGATCACCCCTATGGCCATCAAAAATTTGAAGCCTTGGGCGCGTTGGGAATTGCCGCATTTCTGGGCATGGCCTGTTTTGAGATTCTCCAAAGTGCGGTGGAACGGATCACCCAGCAATCGAGTCAGGTGAAGCTCTCTGCGGCCGAATTGTGGTTACTCCTCCTTGTGTTGGGGGTGAACATTTTTGTAACGGTCTATGAACGGCGGGAAGGATTGCGTTTAGGGAGTCGGATTCTCCTTGCGGATGCTTACCATACCCTCAGTGATATTTGGGTGACGATTGCGGTTTTAACGGGCTTGGTGGGGATTTGGGCCTTTAAC is from Synechococcus sp. PCC 6312 and encodes:
- a CDS encoding cation diffusion facilitator family transporter, whose amino-acid sequence is MNLVDNRKPVQRVLWLTLWLNIFVMVLKAAVGIVTNSLSLQADALHSLTDGASNVLGLFTMRLANPHPDRDHPYGHQKFEALGALGIAAFLGMACFEILQSAVERITQQSSQVKLSAAELWLLLLVLGVNIFVTVYERREGLRLGSRILLADAYHTLSDIWVTIAVLTGLVGIWAFNWQWLDIALAFPVAGLVFYSGWRVLRGNIPWLVDEMAIAPEAIHQVVMGVPGVVNCHDIASRGLVGRQVFIEMHLIVETNSLEDAHEITEIIEARLQEVFPPARVMIHMEPQNYSSDQISYPET